CGGATAAAAGAGACAAAACATCCGCATTCTACAACAAATGCAAGCCAAAGCCCTCGTGTTTGTCCACACTTAACAGAAAGCCAgcattattattaaaatacaaCTGATCCGCTATAGACACCAGTAGCTAGCCCTCAAATCAAACAACCCTCTCCTCAGCATAAGCTTCACATCTTACACGCAAAGGTAAGCCCTTCATCCTTCAATTTCTCCAAACTTTCAACCGGAGGTTGGAGctttgcaattttggcaatggCCTTGTTCTCTTCTGGGTTTCCACCTTCAAGAAAAGCTCCAACAACCTTACCATCTTTGACCCAATAAGATCCGAATTTTGGCTTCGGTGATGTAGGATTGTTGTCTCCGAAAAGCACCGTCTCCCCAACATTATCACCATAGAACTGCCATGAGAGATCAAAAGAACGAGAATAGAAGTACGGAAGGTAATCATACTCATCAATTGGTTTTCCATCCTCGCCTCCCTTAATGGCCTGCATAAGGAAATAGTATGGGTCAAGACTTGCACTGACATCGTTTATTTATAACAGAATCATGAGATGTGGTTGAGAAGTAGAAGGAATGCTCTTTTCCAAATATGAGGATAAAACCTGAGGAAATCATCTTGGTTCCTGAGTTCCCATACCAAGATGAATGACAATAGAAACCATTCGTTTTTCCACACTTGAAACCAAAGCGAAAATACTTAAACCATAGAGATGTCCATATTGGTTATCCATACTTCAAACTGAAATAAAATACTTGAACATGAGAGAGAGCCTGTACCTTTACAGCCTGCTCAGCTGATTTACGAGCATGGTCGACATGTTCAACTCTCCTCATTTCACCAAACAACTTCAATGGGAAAGTAGCAACATCTCCAACAGCATATACATCAGGCACACTTGTTTTAAAGAACGCATCAGTCTGCAATCAATAAAACATCATCAACATAATAAATCTATATTCCTGCTTCAGCATAAGCCCAGAATGTTGGACAAAACACACTGATTAAGCTGCCCCATGGATGATTAAGAGACATGCGCTGTTTCATAGCCAGAACTACCAATGCCTATCAGCACATAATGCTTTCACACTTTATTTAGATGATCCATTCCCTTTTACACCCAGAACAGATATATATATCTTCCTTCAAAC
This region of Eucalyptus grandis isolate ANBG69807.140 chromosome 8, ASM1654582v1, whole genome shotgun sequence genomic DNA includes:
- the LOC104416090 gene encoding monodehydroascorbate reductase, seedling isozyme, translated to MKMNNFDVSMVYPEPWCMPRLFTAGIASFYEGYYANKGIKIIKGTVAVGFTADANGEVKEVKLKDGRVLEADIVVVGVGGRPLTTLFKGQVEEDKGGIKTDAFFKTSVPDVYAVGDVATFPLKLFGEMRRVEHVDHARKSAEQAVKAIKGGEDGKPIDEYDYLPYFYSRSFDLSWQFYGDNVGETVLFGDNNPTSPKPKFGSYWVKDGKVVGAFLEGGNPEENKAIAKIAKLQPPVESLEKLKDEGLTFACKM